In the genome of Thermoplasmata archaeon, one region contains:
- the priS gene encoding hydroxylamine reductase: MKCMQCEESIAGTGCTKNGICGKSGELADRMDKLIASLIELSSATIGCKNEGFIMEMDEHVVDSLFMTLSNTNFDIQRIDAAISVSDSLMKRAGKQYSLFNGDYSVDTYDSNEDLKSLKQLLLFGLKGLAAYYHHAYVLGASDASVTAFIRKALAAIKKDLYAEELIALNMECGEVGAKAMALLDEYNVKCYGNPEITQVRTGVGKNPGILITGHDLKDLEQLLEQTKGTGIDVYTHGEMLPAHAYPAFKKYDNLVGNYGNAWYLQKDEFEKFNGPIVATTNCVLTPKDGYRDRLFTTGTAGVEGVKHIPEKDGKKDFSEVIGMAKGCSAPTEIDDKVLTIGFAHEQTLALAGKIIDAVKTGAIKRFVVMAGCDGREKGREYYTRFAQELPKDTVILTAGCAKYKYNKLDLGDIGGIPRVIDAGQCNDCYSLVVIANALAEAFSTDVNGLPLSFNIAWYEQKAILVLLVLLKLGVKNIMLGPRLPVFLSPGVTSVLVENFGIKANSEPAADRIILNIE, translated from the coding sequence ATGAAATGCATGCAGTGTGAGGAGAGCATCGCCGGTACGGGATGCACCAAGAACGGTATTTGCGGAAAGAGCGGAGAACTGGCGGACAGGATGGATAAGCTGATCGCCTCCCTGATAGAGCTGTCATCGGCCACCATCGGCTGCAAGAATGAGGGATTCATCATGGAGATGGACGAGCACGTAGTGGATTCGCTGTTCATGACCCTGTCTAACACCAATTTCGATATACAGAGGATCGATGCCGCCATATCTGTCAGCGATTCCCTGATGAAGAGGGCGGGAAAGCAGTATTCGCTCTTCAATGGCGATTATTCCGTCGATACCTATGATTCGAATGAGGATCTGAAATCCCTGAAGCAGCTTCTCCTATTCGGACTGAAGGGACTTGCCGCATATTATCATCACGCCTACGTTCTGGGCGCATCAGACGCATCTGTCACCGCATTCATCAGGAAGGCGCTGGCGGCGATCAAGAAGGACCTGTACGCAGAGGAACTGATCGCACTGAACATGGAGTGCGGAGAGGTCGGTGCGAAGGCCATGGCCCTTCTGGACGAGTATAACGTTAAGTGCTACGGGAACCCCGAGATCACCCAGGTCAGGACCGGAGTGGGAAAGAACCCCGGTATCCTGATAACCGGACACGACCTAAAGGACCTGGAGCAGCTCCTGGAGCAGACCAAGGGCACCGGGATCGATGTCTACACCCACGGAGAGATGCTCCCCGCCCATGCCTATCCCGCATTCAAGAAGTATGACAACCTGGTAGGCAATTACGGTAACGCTTGGTACCTCCAGAAGGACGAGTTCGAGAAGTTCAACGGACCCATCGTCGCCACCACCAACTGTGTCCTCACCCCCAAGGACGGATACAGGGATAGACTGTTCACTACCGGCACCGCCGGTGTGGAAGGCGTCAAGCACATCCCGGAGAAGGATGGTAAGAAGGACTTCTCGGAAGTTATTGGCATGGCAAAGGGATGCTCCGCACCCACCGAGATAGATGACAAGGTCCTCACCATCGGATTCGCCCATGAGCAGACCCTTGCACTCGCTGGAAAGATCATAGATGCTGTCAAGACCGGGGCGATCAAGAGGTTCGTCGTCATGGCCGGATGCGACGGAAGGGAGAAGGGAAGGGAGTACTATACCAGATTCGCTCAGGAGCTCCCCAAGGACACAGTCATACTCACCGCAGGATGCGCCAAGTACAAGTATAACAAGCTGGACCTAGGGGACATCGGAGGCATCCCGAGGGTCATCGATGCTGGACAGTGCAACGACTGCTACTCCCTCGTGGTCATCGCAAACGCCCTCGCCGAGGCATTCAGCACCGATGTCAACGGACTCCCCCTGTCCTTCAATATCGCATGGTACGAGCAGAAGGCCATCCTCGTGCTCCTCGTGCTCCTGAAGCTCGGTGTCAAGAACATCATGCTCGGCCCCAGGCTCCCCGTGTTCCTTTCACCCGGAGTGACCAGCGTCCTGGTGGAGAACTTCGGCATCAAGGCTAACAGTGAACCTGCGGCCGACAGGATCATCCTCAACATAGAATGA
- a CDS encoding helix-turn-helix transcriptional regulator has protein sequence MHETCTVYNTLDYLSKKWAMVILFEMRRSGDWIRFSELHLRMVSITPKVLTERLKELEQEELIEHRVDSSEVPIRSEYRLTPAGFELTDIILDIKMWALKWKIDNKPCEKLNCCKCKL, from the coding sequence ATGCACGAGACCTGCACAGTGTACAACACTCTCGATTACCTTTCAAAGAAATGGGCCATGGTCATCCTCTTCGAAATGAGGAGATCCGGTGATTGGATAAGGTTCTCCGAACTCCATCTGAGGATGGTCAGCATCACCCCCAAGGTGCTCACGGAGAGATTAAAGGAATTGGAACAGGAGGAGCTGATCGAGCACAGGGTGGACTCATCCGAGGTACCGATCAGGAGCGAATACCGTCTCACCCCGGCCGGGTTCGAACTCACGGACATCATATTGGATATCAAGATGTGGGCGCTCAAATGGAAGATAGACAACAAGCCCTGCGAGAAGCTCAACTGCTGCAAATGCAAACTATGA